DNA sequence from the Euzebyales bacterium genome:
TCGGTACCGCGACGGCATCGCCGAGCACCTGGTGCCGCATGGGCGCGATGACCGCCACGCCGGGCTGTGCTGGCTCGACGAAGGTGCACGCCTGTACCACGACAAAGCACGGATCTCGACGTCGCTCGACATCGATGCGGACAAGATCCACACGATCGGGCGCGACTACAACGACGGACCGCTGGCCGAGCAGTTCGCGACGCTGGGCGACGAGCTGTTCGGCACGTCCGACGTCGGCGCCGTCTTCGAACGGATGCGCACCGACGACGACCTGCGCTACCACTCCGGCGAGCAGATGGTCGACGACGCGCGGGCCGCGCTCGAACGCGCCCGTGCCGAGTTGGGCCGGTGGTTCGGACGGCTGCCCGAGGCCGACTGCGAGGTCCGGCCGGTCCCGGAGTTCCTGGTCGCGAGCGCGCCGCCGGCCTACTACATCCAGCCCGCCGGAGACGGGTCACGCGGCGGCACATACTTCCTGAACACACGGAACGCGTCGTCGATGTTCCGGTTCGAGGGCCAGGCCACCGCCTTCCACGAAGCGATCCCCGGCCACCACCTGCAGCTGGCGATCGCCGGGGAGCTGACCGGCGTGCCCGCGTTCCAGCAGCACTCGCTGCAGACCGCCTACGTCGAGGGCTGGGGGCTGTACGCCGAGCGCCTGGCCGACGAGATGGGACTGTACGCCCGACGAAGCGATCTGCTGGGCATGGTGGCGCTGGACGCCTTCCGCGCCGCCCGGCTGGTCGTCGACACGGGCCTGCACGCCAAGGGATGGTCCCGTGAGGACGCGGTCACGTACATGCGTGAGCACACGCCCCTGCCATTCGACACGATCGACGCGGAGGTCGACCGCTACATCGCGATACCCGGTCAGGCGCTGTCGTACAAGCTCGGGCAGATCGAGATCCGGCGGCTGCGCGACGACGCCGAGCATGCGCTCGGCGAGGACTTCGCCATCCGGGGGTTCCATGACACCGTGCTCGGCTCGGGCATGGTCACGCTCGGGGTGCTCGGAGACCTGGTCGACGAGTGGGTCGGCCGCCAGGGCGCGGCCGCCCCCGCCGATCAGTAGGTGTCACGCATGCACGGCGCAGGCGCGGCGAACGCGTCGTCCATCGCGGCGACGGTTGGCGGATCGCCGCTGACGCGCCCGGCGGCGGCCAGCGCCGATGCCGTCGTGAAGCCGGTGTAGAGGCTCGCCAACGCCCGGACGTCGAGCGCGACCCGGCCCGATCCCCCCGGGGTGAGCACGGCGAACCGATCGGCCACCTCCAGCACGAACCGACCGTGGTTGGCGCTCCGCCGCTCGTCGGAGATGTCGAGCTCGATCGTCGCCGAGACCGGCGCCCAGCCACGCGCCGTCATCGCCGCCGGTGCGTCGATCACGCGGGTCATGAAGTGCTCGCAGGCGGGATCGAGATGCGTCAGCGACGACAGTTCGAACAGCAGCGGATCGGCGGTCCGCGACCTCAGCACCGACGTGGCCGCGACCGCGTGATGGTGTCCGGCGCAGCGCAGCAACGCCCGCTCGACGTCACGGTCGGCGCCGAACAACCGCAGCACGTGCAGCCCGTAGATGCCGTCGTCGGCCGACTCCTTGACCGCGAGCAGCAGGCCGGCGACCTGACCGTCGCGCACGGCGACGACCGCCAGTTCGGGCTCGTCGGGGTCGGCCTGCAGCGCGCGCCGCAGCCAGCGGTCTCCGCCGATCAGCGCTCCCGGCTCACGCTGTGCCCGTCGGTCGTTCAGCTCGACGAGCGCGTCCAGATCAGCCGGAGCATACGGGCGCAGCTCGACGGGAACGGCCGGCGCCGGAACATCCAGCAGCGCCCGTGTGGCGACGCGGCGCCGTACGTGCTCGCCGGCGAACTCCCAGCCCCAACGGTGGTAGGGCACCGGCGTGGACGGATACAGCGTCGAGATCGCCAGGCCCGCGTCCGCCATGCGCTCGAGCGCGACCGTGAGCATCTGTGAGCCGATGCCGCGGCCACGCTGGTCATGGGCGATCGTGAAGGCCGAGACCGCTGCCATCGGAACCGCCCGGCCTCCGAACGACTGGTGGACCGGCCACACCGCCAGGTGGCCGACCACACGGCCGCCGTCGACAGCGACGAGGCGATGCTCGTCGGGCGCATACACCTCGGCGGCGTCGTAGTCGCCGCGCGTCGACGAGCTGAAGGCGTGTACCCGTAGCTGGAACGCCTGCTCGGCGTCCTCTGGTCGCAGCGGTCGGATCTCCACGGTCTTCCTGTCCGTCAGCGGCTCGGCCGCGCGCCGTGCCACTCCCCCATTGATTGTGTGGCACGGCACGCGGCGTGTCGCGGGTCAGGCCCGCAACAGCTGGTCCCCCGAGCTGCACGTCCGACGCGGCGCGTGACCCCGACCTCCCGGGCACCCGCGATCGGTGCGTGCCCCTCGACCAGGCGGCGCCCAGGTACTACGCTCAACACGAGCGGACCGTCGACGTGCCGCCAACGAGGCGAAGAGGATCCCAGACCTCGTTGCGCTTGTCGACGGTCGGCCTTGCGCGAGGGCGGGACTCGCCCGGGGACGGTCGGTCTGTCCGCGTCTCCACACCGCTGCCTTCTCCCGCCCCGACCGACCGGCGTCGCGTCATGCGCGCGTCTCTTGTTCCTCTCGACCCATGATCTCAATCGTGTTGTTCCAGACAGCTGCCCACCTCGCCGAAATTGAGGAATCGCGGGCACCGACCCGTGTCCCACGTCACGCGTCCGTCGGCGACCAGCCACCGGCCGTCGACGCCGCACGTCATCGGGCGTGCACCCTGGCGCCCGCGACGAACGTCTCCCGCACGGCGAACCGGTCGTCGAGCACGACCACATCGGCCGCGGCTCCTGGGTGCAGCCGTCCCAGGTCGGGGCGTCCCGCCAGGTCCGCCGGCACCCGCGTGGCCGCCATGACGGCAGCCGCCCGGTCGACGCCGAGGGCGTGGAGGTTGCGGACCGCGTCGATCATCGTCAGCGCGCTGCCGGCCAACGCGCCGCGTGGATTGCGCACCACTCCGTCCTCGACCGTCAGCACGATGCCACCCGTGCGGTAGGTGCCGTCGGTCATGCCGGCTGCGGCGGTGCCATCGGTCACCAGCGCGACCCGGTCCCCCGCGCACCGCCAGATCACCCGCACCATGTCGTCATCGAGGTGGTGCCCGTCGACGACCAACTCGACCGTCACCGCGCCGGCGGTCAGCGCCGCAGCGACGACCCCCGGGTCGCGATGGTGCAACGGCCGCATCGCGTTGCACAGGTGGGTGACGCTGCGCGCGCCGGCATCGAACGCCGCGCGCGCCTGCGCGGCGGTCGCGTCGGTGTGCCCGACCGAAACCGTCACACCGCGACCGGTCAGCAGCTCGACGAGGTCGAGCGCGCCCGGCAGTTCGGGCGCCAACGTCACCTCGCCGACCGGCCCCGCCGCCAAGAGGCGTTCGAGCAACGCGATGTCGGGGTCCCGGCGGTGCCGAGGATCGTGCGCGCCCAGGCGGTTCGGGGCGAGGAACGGGCCCTCCAGGTGGGCGCCGAGCATGCGCGGGCTCTCGCCGCGCAGTGAGGCGAGCCGGCCCAGCGCGGCGATCATCATGCCGGGCGGGGCGGTCATGAGCGCCGGCCGGAACGCTGTCACGCCCGCGGCCAGCAGGTACCGGCGGCCGCGGTCCCACGCGTCACCGTCGGCGGTCAGGAAGTCGACGCCACCGCAGCCGTGCACGTGGAGATCGATCAGACCGGGCACGGCCAGGCCCTCGCGCCCCGCCGGGGCGCGGCCGACCGCCGCGATCCGGCCATCGTCCACCTCGACGTCGCCGGCCACGCGCGTGCCGTCAACGACGGCCGCAGCGACACCTATGCGGCGCGGCGGCACCGTCGGTCCGGGGGACGTCGGCTGCGCAGGCGTCGGCCGCACCCGGGCGGCCGCGTGTGGTCATCCACCCCA
Encoded proteins:
- a CDS encoding DUF885 domain-containing protein — translated: MPTAELADQYWTYLLSIAPSWATLLGVHDHDGEMEDLSSEAEERQRARLAELLRDAEQLTPDTHTDRVTTSMLRAEIDARLRALGGTHGDGPSHVLLSCQQMGGPHLLLLQATASMTFPAPPWASAAVDRFRQTDRYLDQALARFVEGVERGLTPVSRNLAHVLAQLDGYLATPVDDDPLVTMAGPADWDGESAWRDQLRAVANDVVRPAMRRYRDGIAEHLVPHGRDDRHAGLCWLDEGARLYHDKARISTSLDIDADKIHTIGRDYNDGPLAEQFATLGDELFGTSDVGAVFERMRTDDDLRYHSGEQMVDDARAALERARAELGRWFGRLPEADCEVRPVPEFLVASAPPAYYIQPAGDGSRGGTYFLNTRNASSMFRFEGQATAFHEAIPGHHLQLAIAGELTGVPAFQQHSLQTAYVEGWGLYAERLADEMGLYARRSDLLGMVALDAFRAARLVVDTGLHAKGWSREDAVTYMREHTPLPFDTIDAEVDRYIAIPGQALSYKLGQIEIRRLRDDAEHALGEDFAIRGFHDTVLGSGMVTLGVLGDLVDEWVGRQGAAAPADQ
- a CDS encoding GNAT family N-acetyltransferase, whose amino-acid sequence is MEIRPLRPEDAEQAFQLRVHAFSSSTRGDYDAAEVYAPDEHRLVAVDGGRVVGHLAVWPVHQSFGGRAVPMAAVSAFTIAHDQRGRGIGSQMLTVALERMADAGLAISTLYPSTPVPYHRWGWEFAGEHVRRRVATRALLDVPAPAVPVELRPYAPADLDALVELNDRRAQREPGALIGGDRWLRRALQADPDEPELAVVAVRDGQVAGLLLAVKESADDGIYGLHVLRLFGADRDVERALLRCAGHHHAVAATSVLRSRTADPLLFELSSLTHLDPACEHFMTRVIDAPAAMTARGWAPVSATIELDISDERRSANHGRFVLEVADRFAVLTPGGSGRVALDVRALASLYTGFTTASALAAAGRVSGDPPTVAAMDDAFAAPAPCMRDTY
- the nagA gene encoding N-acetylglucosamine-6-phosphate deacetylase; the protein is MAGDVEVDDGRIAAVGRAPAGREGLAVPGLIDLHVHGCGGVDFLTADGDAWDRGRRYLLAAGVTAFRPALMTAPPGMMIAALGRLASLRGESPRMLGAHLEGPFLAPNRLGAHDPRHRRDPDIALLERLLAAGPVGEVTLAPELPGALDLVELLTGRGVTVSVGHTDATAAQARAAFDAGARSVTHLCNAMRPLHHRDPGVVAAALTAGAVTVELVVDGHHLDDDMVRVIWRCAGDRVALVTDGTAAAGMTDGTYRTGGIVLTVEDGVVRNPRGALAGSALTMIDAVRNLHALGVDRAAAVMAATRVPADLAGRPDLGRLHPGAAADVVVLDDRFAVRETFVAGARVHAR